The Actinomycetes bacterium genome segment AGCGACGTCGCCGTGGCCGGCTCTCCGGAGAACAGCCGCTGGATCACGAGCAGCCGGGCCGGGTGGGCCAGCGCCCGGATCGCCTTCGGGTCGCGCAGAACCACCTCGCCCCGCGGCGACCCCGACTTCTGCATGAAGGTGCCCTTCTGTGCGTGTCGTCGAAGCAATGCGCCCTTCATCATCGGCGTCCGGGCGGGACCGCAAGCCCATGAAAGGCGGGGTTTCTTCGGCCTTGCGCACAGTCAGGGCACCTTCATGCAGAAACGTGGGGGGTGGGGACGTGGGACCATGGACTCCGGTGTCGACACTGCCGACACTGCCGACACCGCCGAAGCCGTTCCTGTCCGCCCGCTCGAGGAAGCCAGTGCCCCCGAACCTGTCAGCCGCTCCCGCCCCGGGCAGCACCGACCCCGCGCTGATCCGCAACTTCAGCATCATCGCCCACATCGACCACGGGAAGTCGACCCTGGCCGACCGGATGCTGCAGATCACCGGCGTCGTCGACGCGCGCTCCATGCGGGCGCAGTACCTCGACCGCATGGATATCGAGCGCGAGCGCGGCATTACGATCAAGAGCCAGGCGGTCCGGCTGCCGTACACCGCGGCGGACGGCGTCACCTACGTGCTCAACCTGATCGACACGCCGGGACACGTGGACTTCACCTACGAGGTCTCCCGCAGCCTGGCGGCCTGTGAGGGTGCCGTGCTGCTCGTGGACGCCGCTCAGGGGATCGAGGCGCAGACCCTCGCCAACCTCTACCTGGCCCTTGAGAACGACCTGCAGATCATCCCGGTGTTGAACAAGATCGACCTGCCGGCCGCCCAGCCGGACAAGTACGCCGCCGAGCTCGCGCACATCATCGGCTGCGACCCCGGCGACGTGCTGCGCGTCTCGGCCAAGACCGGCGAGGGTGTCAACGACCTGCTCAACGTCGTCGTCTCGCTGGTGCCGCCGCCCGTCGGCGACGCCGACGCGCCGTCCCGCGCGGTCATCTTCGACTCGGTCTACGACACCTACCGCGGCGTGGTCACCTACGTCCGGGTCATCGACGGCCGGCTCACCGCCCGCGAGCGGATCCGGATGATGTCCACCGGAGCCACCCACGAGCTGCTCGACATCGGGGTGATTTCCCCGGAGCCGGTGTCCTCGAAGGCGCTCGGTGTCGGCGAGGTTGGCTACCTCATCACCGGGGTGAAGGACGTCCGCCAGTCCCGGGTCGGCGACACGGTCACCGACTTCCATCAGCCGGCGACCATCGCGCTGGCCGGGTACCGGGACCCCAAGCCCATGGTGTTCTCCGGCCTCTACCCGATCGACGGCGACGACTACCCCGACCTGCGCGACGCCCTCGAACGGCTGCAGCTGAACGACGCCGCGCTGGTCTGGGAGCCGGAGACCTCGGCGGCCCTGGGCTTCGGGTTCCGCTGCGGGTTCCTCGGCCTGCTGCACCTGGAGATCGTGCGGGAGCGGCTGGAGCGGGAGTTCAACCTCGACCTGATCTCCACGGCGCCCAACGTCGTCTACCGGGTGGTCCTGGAGGACGGCGCCGAGCACATCGTGACCAACCCGAGCGAGTTCCCCGGCGGCAAGGTGGCCGAGGTCTACGAGCCGGTGGTTCGGGCCACCGTCCTGTCGCCCAGCGAGTACATCGGGGCGATCATGGAGCTGTGCCAGACCCGGCGCGGCACCCTGCTGGGGATGGACTACCTGTCCGAGGACCGGGTCGAGCTGCGCTACAGCCTGCCGCTCGCCGAGATCGTCTTCGACTTCTTCGACCAGCTGAAGTCGCGCACCCGCGGGTACGCCTCGCTGGACTACGAGGCCACCGGCGAGGAGGCCGCCCAGCTGGTCAAGGTGGACATCCTGTTGCAGGGCGAGACCGTGGACGCCTTCAGCGCCGTCGTGCACAAGGACAAGGCCTACACCTACGGCACCGCGATGGCCGCCAAGCTCAAGGAGCTCATCCCGCGGCAGCAGTTCGAGGTGCCGATCCAGGCCGCGGTCGGCGCCCGGGTGATCGCCCGCGAGAACGTCCGCGCGCTGCGCAAGGACGTCCTGGCCAAGTGCTACGGCGGTGACATCACCCGCAAGCGCAAGCTGCTGGAGAAGCAGAAGGAGGGCAAGAAGCGGATGAAGATGGTCGGCCGGGTCGAGGTCCCGCAGGAGGCCTTCATCGCCGCGCTGTCCACCGAGGACGCCGGGACCAAGAAGTGACCGGCCGGCTCGCGGCGGTCTGCGCTGTCCACGCCCTCGTCCCGGACCGCGGCGGTGACCTGGCCACGACCGCCATCGACAAGCGGCCCCTGGACGGCGACGTCGAGATCGGCCCGCTCGGAGTGGCCGGCGACCGGCAGATCGACACCCGTCACCACGGCGGGCTCGACCAGGCGGTCTACGCCTACGCCCGCGAGGACGCCGCCTGGTGGGCGGCCGAGCTGTCCCGGGAGGTGCCGCCGGGACTGTTCGGCGAGAACCTGGCCACCGAGGGCGTCGACGTCACCGGCGCGGTCATCGGCGAGCGCTGGCAGGTCGGCGAGCCGGGGACCGGGCCGCTGCTCACGGTCCGCTCCCCGCGCACGCCGTGCAGAACCTTCCAGGCCTGGCTGGACGAGCCGCACTGGGTCAAGCGGTTCACCGAGCACGGGGCCACCGGCGCCTACCTCGCCGTGGTGCGTCCCGGCCGGGTGCGGGCCGGCGACCCCGTCGAGGTGGTCGAGCGCCCCGCCCACGGGGTCACCATCGGGCAGGCGTT includes the following:
- the lepA gene encoding translation elongation factor 4, with amino-acid sequence MPPNLSAAPAPGSTDPALIRNFSIIAHIDHGKSTLADRMLQITGVVDARSMRAQYLDRMDIERERGITIKSQAVRLPYTAADGVTYVLNLIDTPGHVDFTYEVSRSLAACEGAVLLVDAAQGIEAQTLANLYLALENDLQIIPVLNKIDLPAAQPDKYAAELAHIIGCDPGDVLRVSAKTGEGVNDLLNVVVSLVPPPVGDADAPSRAVIFDSVYDTYRGVVTYVRVIDGRLTARERIRMMSTGATHELLDIGVISPEPVSSKALGVGEVGYLITGVKDVRQSRVGDTVTDFHQPATIALAGYRDPKPMVFSGLYPIDGDDYPDLRDALERLQLNDAALVWEPETSAALGFGFRCGFLGLLHLEIVRERLEREFNLDLISTAPNVVYRVVLEDGAEHIVTNPSEFPGGKVAEVYEPVVRATVLSPSEYIGAIMELCQTRRGTLLGMDYLSEDRVELRYSLPLAEIVFDFFDQLKSRTRGYASLDYEATGEEAAQLVKVDILLQGETVDAFSAVVHKDKAYTYGTAMAAKLKELIPRQQFEVPIQAAVGARVIARENVRALRKDVLAKCYGGDITRKRKLLEKQKEGKKRMKMVGRVEVPQEAFIAALSTEDAGTKK
- a CDS encoding MOSC domain-containing protein → MTGRLAAVCAVHALVPDRGGDLATTAIDKRPLDGDVEIGPLGVAGDRQIDTRHHGGLDQAVYAYAREDAAWWAAELSREVPPGLFGENLATEGVDVTGAVIGERWQVGEPGTGPLLTVRSPRTPCRTFQAWLDEPHWVKRFTEHGATGAYLAVVRPGRVRAGDPVEVVERPAHGVTIGQAFAGRRTDPEVLRRLLAHDDLDPKLRTAVSKALPPSS